From Scomber scombrus chromosome 9, fScoSco1.1, whole genome shotgun sequence, one genomic window encodes:
- the tmsb1 gene encoding thymosin beta 1: MSDDNPVKEEVQQFNKKSLRKTSTNEKNHLPTKEEIEEEKKANKEGQ; encoded by the exons ATGAGTGACGACAATCCAGTCAAAGAGGAGGTGCAGCAGTTTAACAAGAAAAGTCTAAGGAAGACTAGCACAAATGAAAAGAACCATCTTCCCACCAAGGAGG AAattgaagaggagaagaaagccAATAAGGAAGGGCAATGA
- the LOC133985624 gene encoding solute carrier family 25 member 53-like, translated as MTGGSDHKHEEGLRDSMFRFHSYLHGGTSSLLSTLPTIIVFPVYKTVFRQQIHNTPVHSAVGQLYKEGPAKLYRGVAPPLLMRTLNGTLLFGLQDTLLRHLTLSSHSDISTSALPALAGFGAGMVEAIVFTPFERVQNVLQNGQNDRNLPTLKSILVSLKAQRPAVGYYRAFLPITARNALGSSLYFGLKGPVRDAVAGQGLPPMVSSFMSGTLTSMAISLGLYPLSVLVANMQAQVGGDMKGVMACWRVLWESRQRSLALLYRGGSLVILRSCITWGITTAIYDSQEKRSG; from the coding sequence ATGACAGGAGGCTCCGACCATAAACATGAAGAAGGCCTTAGGGACTCGATGTTTCGCTTCCACAGCTACTTGCATGGAGGGACCTCCAGCTTGCTCTCCACCCTCCCCACCATTATCGTATTCCCTGTCTACAAGACTGTGTTCCGTCAACAAATCCACAACACCCCGGTTCACAGTGCAGTGGGACAGCTCTACAAAGAGGGACCTGCAAAGCTCTACAGGGGTGTGGCCCCGCCGTTACTGATGAGGACGCTGAATGGTACACTGCTCTTTGGCCTTCAGGACACCCTCCTCCGCCATCTCACCCTGTCGTCCCACAGTGACATCTCCACTTCTGCTCTGCCTGCTCTCGCTGGGTTTGGTGCAGGTATGGTAGAGGCTATCGTCTTTACCCCCTTTGAGCGTGTCCAGAATGTGTTGCAGAATGGCCAGAATGACCGTAATCTACCAACCCTGAAGAGCATTCTTGTCAGCCTGAAAGCACAGAGGCCAGCCGTTGGGTACTACAGAGCCTTCCTGCCCATTACAGCCCGTAACGCCCTGGGTAGCTCCCTTTACTTTGGCTTGAAAGGGCCTGTGCGTGATGCTGTGGCTGGACAGGGGCTCCCTCCCATGGTCTCCTCCTTCATGTCTGGGACGCTGACCTCCATGGCAATCAGTCTGGGTCTGTACCCACTGTCTGTGCTTGTGGCAAACATGCAGGCACAGGTGGGAGGGGACATGAAAGGCGTCATGGCTTGTTGGAGGGTGCTGTGGGAATCCCGACAGCGGAGTTTGGCTCTGCTTTACCGAGGTGGTTCCCTAGTAATTCTGAGATCATGTATCACATGGGGAATCACCACAGCTATCTATGACAGTCAGGAGAAACGTTCAGGCTAA